From the genome of Arvicola amphibius chromosome 9, mArvAmp1.2, whole genome shotgun sequence, one region includes:
- the LOC119823398 gene encoding 60S ribosomal protein L13a, whose product MAEGQVLVLDGRGHLLGRLAAIVAKQVLLGRKVVVVRCEGINISGNFYRNKLKYLAFLRKRMNTNPSRGPYHFRAPSRIFWRTVRGMLPHKTKRGQAALERLKVLDGIPPPYDKKKRMVVPAALKVVRLKPTRKFAYLGRLAHEVGWKYQAVTATLEEKRKEKAKMHYRKKKQLLRLRKQAEKNVEKKICKFTEVLKTNGLLV is encoded by the coding sequence ATGGCGGAGGGGCAGGTTCTGGTGTTGGACGGCCGAGGCCATCTTCTGGGTCGCCTGGCAGCCATTGTGGCCAAGCAGGTACTGCTGGGCCGAAAGGTGGTCGTTGTTCGCTGTGAGGGCATCAACATTTCCGGAAATTTCTACAGAAACAAGTTGAAGTATCTGGCCTTTCTCCGAAAGCGGATGAACACCAACCCCTCCCGAGGCCCCTACCACTTCCGAGCCCCGAGCCGCATTTTTTGGCGCACTGTGCGAGGCATGCTGCCCCACAAGACCAAGcgaggccaggctgccctggaacgcCTCAAGGTTTTGGATGGGATCCCTCCACCCTATGACAAGAAAAAGCGGATGGTGGTCCCTGCCGCCCTCAAGGTTGTGCGGCTGAAGCCTACCAGGAAGTTTGCTTACCTGGGGCGTTTGGCTCATGAGGTCGGGTGGAAGTACCAGGCAGTAACAGCCACTCTGGAGGAGAAACGGAAGGAAAAGGCCAAGATGCACTATCGGAAGAAGAAGCAGCTCTTGAGGCTGCGGAAACAGGCAGAAAAGAACGTGGAGAAGAAAATCTGcaaattcacagaggtcctcAAGACCAACGGACTCCTTGTGTGA